In one window of Bacteriovorax sp. BAL6_X DNA:
- a CDS encoding HAMP domain-containing protein, translating into MNLSLRNRVAWSFSFAAAVVILLAFIVFYHLNNLNKEIESITDRSNKVTLITDEVRISAVAILKNQRRILTKKPTPEMVERILNLCESFTSQLQRLDTHYDEPEVKKIIGQMLSYTDSLKVILSKASLFHRNNIGMTSIGELADKILDAFSEFQDIQYYQNVEREEKIKGIINETKRKMMITLIIAFLWTIILGLVIPGKIALPFKKIKDAIRELQDCNFDVSIYYSQDDEIGEIAQEMNKMIHSFKKFEELRADKIVVENRKFDVLANMVKRPVLLTNAKGELMYMNNQIYQLLQVQSEDTIGKVMTDSIIPQCIIETYELAIKRRSKIENQEIKIAKRDDSTKSDKEVGDKISVKVDIEGDEVTEEQEEAEEVVEYIYEGYASVIPIRGRDSSLDYYLMVMSKQVEAS; encoded by the coding sequence TTGAATTTATCACTAAGAAACCGAGTCGCATGGAGTTTTTCATTTGCCGCAGCTGTGGTAATCCTACTTGCGTTTATCGTTTTTTATCATTTAAATAATCTGAATAAAGAAATTGAGTCGATAACAGATCGTTCTAATAAAGTAACTCTTATTACTGACGAAGTTAGGATTTCGGCCGTTGCGATTCTAAAGAATCAAAGAAGAATTCTAACGAAGAAGCCTACTCCAGAAATGGTTGAAAGGATTCTAAATCTTTGTGAATCATTTACATCGCAACTTCAAAGACTGGATACTCACTATGATGAGCCTGAAGTTAAAAAGATTATTGGACAGATGCTCTCTTATACAGACTCTCTGAAAGTTATTCTAAGTAAAGCATCCTTATTCCATCGAAATAATATTGGAATGACTTCTATTGGGGAGCTTGCGGACAAAATCCTTGATGCTTTCTCCGAATTTCAAGATATTCAGTATTACCAAAATGTTGAAAGAGAAGAGAAGATTAAGGGTATTATCAACGAAACAAAACGTAAGATGATGATTACTCTTATCATCGCATTTCTGTGGACAATAATTTTAGGTTTAGTAATTCCTGGAAAGATAGCTCTGCCATTTAAGAAAATTAAGGATGCAATTCGTGAGCTTCAAGATTGTAACTTTGATGTGTCCATTTATTACTCCCAAGATGACGAGATTGGTGAAATTGCCCAAGAGATGAATAAGATGATTCACTCTTTTAAGAAATTTGAAGAATTACGTGCGGATAAGATTGTTGTTGAGAATAGAAAATTTGATGTACTCGCCAATATGGTTAAAAGGCCGGTTCTTTTAACAAATGCCAAGGGTGAGCTGATGTATATGAATAATCAGATTTACCAACTTCTTCAGGTTCAATCTGAGGATACAATTGGTAAGGTGATGACTGACTCAATTATTCCGCAGTGTATTATTGAGACCTATGAGCTTGCCATTAAGCGTCGTTCAAAGATTGAAAACCAGGAAATCAAAATCGCTAAGCGCGATGACTCAACTAAATCAGATAAAGAAGTTGGGGATAAGATTTCAGTAAAGGTTGATATTGAAGGTGATGAAGTTACCGAGGAACAGGAAGAGGCCGAGGAAGTCGTTGAATATATTTATGAAGGCTATGCGTCAGTTATTCCAATTCGTGGACGCGACTCGTCACTGGATTATTACCTTATGGTAATGTCTAAACAAGTTGAGGCATCATAA
- a CDS encoding DEAD/DEAH box helicase: MDFKATLSQIVNREHSFTLFMAPMGWGKTRLIWQLLEDFERIIIVSPLRSILEDLKERECVVDNISGKGIFLTTVESLSKDDLDFALKSNSLFVLDEFHLFYEWGESFRPRLLDFLYQISSSKNTKVIGLSATITDELYRVIERDVENNFRHFCFLNIGNFQKKNMYKKKRMLIRPLLLLKLIFEQLLFERGRTILFCSSRKEVFFWHKFFKRLGISCDYCVGGEVKDFVARENQNPADLIIATSALSHGVNLHGIENIYISYRPNESTNFQMIGRGGRFGEEFQYFGAIEKGKKWWERIHYKICNYLFIMSQDLLLWLN; this comes from the coding sequence ATGGATTTTAAAGCAACTTTGTCACAGATCGTCAATAGAGAGCACTCATTCACATTATTTATGGCCCCGATGGGCTGGGGGAAAACAAGACTTATTTGGCAATTATTAGAAGACTTTGAAAGAATTATTATTGTCTCTCCATTGCGATCAATTCTGGAAGATTTGAAGGAGAGGGAATGTGTTGTGGATAATATTTCTGGCAAGGGAATCTTTTTAACAACTGTGGAGTCACTTTCTAAGGATGATCTTGATTTTGCTTTAAAATCCAACTCTCTTTTTGTATTAGATGAATTTCACCTCTTCTACGAATGGGGAGAGTCTTTTCGTCCGAGGTTACTTGATTTCCTTTATCAAATCTCATCTTCTAAAAATACCAAAGTGATAGGTTTGAGTGCAACGATTACTGATGAGTTGTATCGTGTGATCGAAAGAGATGTCGAAAATAATTTCAGGCATTTTTGTTTTCTTAATATTGGAAATTTTCAAAAAAAGAATATGTATAAGAAAAAGCGTATGTTGATTCGCCCACTTCTTCTACTTAAGCTCATCTTTGAACAATTACTCTTTGAAAGGGGAAGAACCATTCTCTTTTGTTCATCACGAAAAGAAGTCTTCTTTTGGCACAAGTTTTTTAAAAGATTAGGTATTTCATGTGATTACTGTGTTGGCGGAGAAGTTAAAGACTTTGTGGCCAGAGAGAATCAAAATCCTGCAGATTTGATTATTGCGACTAGTGCTTTGAGCCATGGAGTTAATTTACATGGAATTGAAAATATTTATATTAGTTATAGGCCTAATGAGTCCACAAATTTTCAAATGATCGGTCGTGGTGGTCGGTTTGGAGAAGAGTTTCAGTATTTTGGTGCCATAGAGAAAGGGAAGAAGTGGTGGGAAAGAATTCACTACAAGATATGTAATTATCTCTTTATAATGAGTCAGGACTTATTATTATGGTTGAATTAG
- a CDS encoding lysylphosphatidylglycerol synthase transmembrane domain-containing protein, with product MHKASIQTILKVIFAAAILTWLAKSDKLDLSLIGQVLENGPWALISFALLVCSSFIAAIRWSLILKTKSDKIHIKKIYPINLIGQFFSTFLPGIVTGDFLKLLYVRDSDKNLKRSFLLSTALIDRIIGLIGLLIVGGLSSIYFYSELTVLSPKVKPLISFNIMLLLGALGFVLVLFMPVRIKIHVIELIKVFPIVGDKIASITETFWKIGESRTVILKSIGLSIIVHIFAITAFWSLVHSFLHVNIGIKQLFSIIPVGLISIAIPISPAGAGVGHLVFEELFKALGQDKGASFFNLYFLVAISVNLLGVIPYVLWKKKHTLKEAEALESE from the coding sequence ATGCACAAAGCGTCAATTCAGACAATACTCAAGGTTATTTTTGCAGCTGCAATTCTCACATGGCTTGCAAAGTCTGATAAACTTGACCTTAGTCTGATCGGACAAGTACTTGAGAATGGCCCATGGGCCTTAATATCATTTGCTCTTTTAGTATGTAGTTCATTTATTGCGGCAATTCGTTGGTCGCTAATTCTAAAAACAAAGAGTGATAAAATTCATATTAAAAAGATCTACCCAATCAATTTAATAGGACAATTCTTTTCAACCTTTCTCCCAGGTATTGTCACGGGAGACTTTTTAAAACTTCTCTACGTTAGGGATTCGGACAAGAATTTGAAGAGATCTTTTCTCTTAAGTACCGCACTGATTGATCGCATTATTGGCTTAATTGGCCTTCTAATTGTTGGTGGGCTATCTTCGATTTATTTCTATTCAGAGTTAACTGTATTATCGCCAAAAGTTAAGCCACTTATCTCATTTAATATTATGTTGTTACTTGGTGCCCTTGGATTTGTTCTTGTACTCTTTATGCCTGTAAGAATAAAGATACATGTAATTGAGCTAATTAAAGTTTTTCCAATTGTTGGTGATAAAATTGCAAGCATTACAGAGACTTTTTGGAAGATTGGAGAAAGTAGAACAGTTATCCTAAAATCCATCGGCCTTTCAATTATTGTCCACATCTTCGCCATTACTGCTTTTTGGAGTCTAGTACACTCATTCCTTCATGTTAATATTGGAATCAAGCAACTCTTTAGCATTATTCCAGTAGGGCTTATCTCAATAGCTATTCCCATCTCACCAGCGGGAGCAGGAGTTGGTCACCTTGTATTTGAAGAGCTCTTTAAAGCTTTAGGCCAAGATAAGGGAGCTTCATTCTTTAACCTCTACTTCTTAGTAGCAATTTCAGTGAATCTTTTAGGTGTAATCCCATATGTTCTTTGGAAAAAAAAGCACACATTAAAAGAAGCAGAAGCACTTGAGAGTGAATAG
- the lepA gene encoding translation elongation factor 4 encodes MIDRKLIRNFSIIAHIDHGKSTLADRLIEKTGSITDREKSDRILDNMELEKERGITIKAQTVRLNYKARDGQTYYLNIIDTPGHVDFSYEVSRSLASCDGALLVVDASQGVEAQTLANVYMAIENDLEIMPVLNKIDLPHADADRVKQEIEDVVGIEALDADEVSAKSGLGVEDLLESIVEKIPCPKGDPNKDLQGLIFDSWFDPYQGVIFLLRVVEGTINKKDMIYLKNSDQEYEVLKLAVNTPFFTEVKELGAGEVGMVICGIKNIRDVKVGDTVINAKKKDTPSLGGYEEVKPMVFCGIFPVESNDYEVLKDALEKLALNDSSFTYEPETSQALGFGFRCGFLGLLHMNIIQERLEREFSLNLISTAPSVSYKVKMNDGEIVEVDNPSMMPEPGKFEEITEPIVSISIHVPNEYVGKIIRLCEEKRGIQTDMKYITEERVQVTYDLPLSEMVFDFYDKLKSYTKGYASMDYDFKGYEPSKLVKVDVLLNSEKVDALSIICHVDNAYYKGRDLVGRLRKIIDRQQFDIAIQAAIGAKIVARETVKALRKNVLAKCYGGDVSRKRKLLEKQKEGKKRMKMVGSVEVPQEAFLAVLAVDEDSSGGKK; translated from the coding sequence ATGATTGATAGGAAACTAATTCGAAATTTTTCCATTATTGCCCATATTGACCACGGGAAGTCGACACTTGCAGATCGATTAATTGAAAAAACAGGTTCAATTACTGATCGCGAGAAATCTGATCGTATTCTCGATAATATGGAACTTGAAAAAGAGCGTGGGATTACAATTAAGGCCCAGACTGTGCGCTTAAATTACAAGGCCCGTGATGGACAGACTTACTACCTAAATATCATCGATACTCCGGGGCACGTTGACTTTTCATATGAGGTTTCGAGGTCTCTTGCTTCTTGTGATGGAGCACTTCTTGTTGTTGATGCTTCTCAAGGTGTGGAAGCACAGACTCTTGCCAATGTTTATATGGCCATTGAAAATGATCTTGAAATTATGCCTGTACTGAACAAGATCGACCTTCCTCATGCAGACGCGGATCGTGTAAAGCAAGAAATTGAAGATGTTGTAGGAATTGAGGCTTTAGATGCTGATGAAGTATCTGCAAAGTCAGGTCTAGGCGTTGAAGACCTCCTTGAATCTATTGTTGAAAAAATTCCATGCCCGAAAGGTGATCCAAATAAAGACCTTCAAGGTTTAATTTTTGATTCGTGGTTTGACCCGTATCAAGGTGTAATCTTCTTACTGAGAGTTGTTGAAGGTACAATTAATAAGAAAGATATGATCTATCTTAAGAACTCTGATCAAGAGTATGAGGTTCTTAAGCTTGCTGTGAATACTCCATTTTTTACTGAGGTAAAAGAACTCGGTGCCGGTGAAGTAGGAATGGTAATATGTGGTATCAAAAATATCCGTGATGTAAAAGTTGGGGATACAGTTATCAATGCCAAGAAGAAAGATACACCAAGTTTAGGTGGATACGAAGAAGTAAAGCCAATGGTTTTTTGTGGTATCTTCCCAGTCGAGTCTAATGATTATGAAGTGTTAAAAGATGCACTTGAAAAGCTAGCTCTTAACGACTCTTCATTTACATATGAACCTGAAACTTCTCAGGCCCTAGGTTTTGGATTCCGTTGTGGTTTCCTAGGCCTTCTACACATGAATATTATTCAAGAAAGACTAGAGCGTGAATTTAGTTTAAATTTAATTTCAACAGCACCTTCTGTGTCTTATAAAGTAAAGATGAATGATGGTGAGATTGTTGAAGTTGATAACCCTTCAATGATGCCAGAGCCTGGTAAATTTGAAGAGATTACTGAGCCAATCGTTTCAATTTCAATTCACGTACCAAATGAATATGTAGGGAAGATCATTCGTCTTTGTGAAGAAAAACGCGGTATTCAAACAGATATGAAATATATTACGGAAGAGCGTGTACAAGTGACTTACGACCTTCCTCTTAGTGAAATGGTTTTTGACTTCTACGATAAGTTAAAAAGTTATACTAAGGGATACGCATCAATGGACTATGACTTTAAAGGTTACGAGCCTTCGAAGTTAGTTAAGGTTGATGTACTACTTAATAGTGAAAAAGTTGATGCGCTATCAATTATTTGTCATGTTGATAACGCTTATTATAAGGGACGAGATCTTGTTGGTCGTTTAAGAAAGATTATTGATCGTCAACAATTTGATATTGCCATCCAGGCCGCAATTGGTGCTAAAATTGTTGCTCGTGAGACTGTTAAGGCACTTCGTAAGAACGTACTTGCTAAGTGTTATGGTGGTGACGTTTCAAGAAAGAGAAAGCTTCTTGAAAAACAAAAAGAAGGTAAGAAGAGAATGAAGATGGTTGGATCTGTTGAGGTTCCACAGGAAGCATTCTTGGCCGTACTTGCTGTAGATGAAGACAGTAGTGGTGGGAAAAAATAA
- a CDS encoding NifU family protein: MLRKIEKLFDEQVRPALAAHGGNIELIDYDNDKLYVKMTGGCQGCSASQATLTDGVARLVKQNFPDIVEVVDVTDHSKGDNPFM, from the coding sequence ATGCTTAGAAAAATTGAAAAACTATTTGATGAACAAGTCAGACCAGCACTAGCTGCCCACGGTGGAAATATCGAACTTATTGATTATGATAATGATAAGCTCTACGTAAAAATGACAGGTGGATGCCAAGGTTGCTCTGCTTCACAAGCAACACTTACTGATGGTGTTGCAAGACTTGTAAAACAAAATTTTCCAGATATTGTTGAAGTTGTGGATGTAACAGATCACTCTAAGGGTGATAATCCATTTATGTAA
- a CDS encoding TrkA family potassium uptake protein, with protein sequence MLVAVIGLGTFGAKTAVGLFEKGAEVIAIDKNDELVDKIKDRTTHAVALDVTDERSLRSVNISDVDTAVVAIGDNIQMSIMAVTMLRKLGVGRVIARATSKLHEHVLHEIGASEIIKVEEEMGEIVASKIIAPHVLQRYNFAAGYSIVELKLGKKFEGKTLVESKIRQNYSLNIVALQKKVPYITEDGKSAYRMEINDCPMPMDIIESDDIVVLVGSEKNFNKLFADLEDA encoded by the coding sequence ATGCTAGTTGCTGTTATCGGGCTAGGGACATTTGGTGCAAAAACTGCTGTCGGACTATTTGAAAAAGGTGCCGAGGTAATTGCTATTGATAAGAATGATGAGCTCGTTGATAAAATTAAAGACCGAACAACTCACGCTGTTGCACTTGATGTAACAGATGAGAGATCGCTTCGATCAGTAAATATTTCTGACGTTGATACAGCAGTTGTGGCCATTGGGGATAATATTCAAATGTCGATTATGGCCGTTACGATGCTTCGAAAACTTGGAGTTGGTCGTGTAATTGCCCGTGCTACCTCAAAACTCCATGAGCACGTTTTACATGAAATTGGTGCTTCTGAAATTATTAAAGTTGAAGAGGAGATGGGAGAGATTGTTGCTTCTAAGATTATTGCTCCACACGTTCTCCAGCGCTACAACTTTGCAGCAGGTTATTCAATTGTCGAGCTAAAGCTTGGGAAGAAGTTTGAAGGTAAAACTCTTGTTGAGAGTAAGATTCGTCAAAACTATTCACTTAATATCGTTGCCCTTCAAAAGAAGGTTCCATATATCACTGAAGATGGTAAGTCCGCTTATCGTATGGAGATTAATGATTGTCCGATGCCGATGGATATTATCGAATCAGATGACATCGTTGTTCTTGTCGGAAGTGAGAAAAACTTTAATAAACTTTTTGCTGATCTTGAGGATGCATAA
- a CDS encoding TrkH family potassium uptake protein: MASLLQKLSFLFELFFNGSFILLFTLFDNKKVPASWNQKFIVNTLDLMVWVVPIAIALTVIKNMIEAKNGEDFFRRYSFSLLVFIPTLITWGDLKFTYLLASAHLLSTILSLYDDGGETTNREYKNRFDTLFSKIKLTSAQLVLFTFGGVILAGTLLLMLPLSAADGVSISFVDALFTATSATCVTGLSTLGTNTSFSIVGQLVILGLIQIGGLSIMTLYSSMAIVLGRSMKMKDRIIMQDLLDVSSLEELFAMIINIVKYTFIIELWGAIILTIGFTFEGFEFGQAMYYGFFHSVSAFCNAGFALFDNSLENYATNPLIHGTIAILISLGGIGFIALKELKEVVTREKTIVRLGMHTKVVLITSLALTVGGAIFIFFGEFLGALDGYNLWEKIQISVFQSITLRTAGFNTIPLTNLHSYTIYMMAMFMFIGGSPGSTAGGVKTTTLAILVQSIISTLKGDKNVMMFDRKIAGPVVVKATALMFISIVVSTSFIFVMMKIEPNQNFLPLFFEVLSAGGTVGLTLGVTPFLTVAGKIAISMLMLIGRIGPLTLILAIGERQKYSGKLDYPDGRIMIG, encoded by the coding sequence ATGGCATCATTATTACAAAAATTGTCATTCCTGTTTGAACTTTTTTTCAACGGTAGTTTTATCCTCTTATTCACTCTCTTTGATAATAAGAAGGTCCCTGCCAGTTGGAATCAAAAGTTTATCGTGAATACCCTAGACTTAATGGTTTGGGTAGTCCCAATTGCTATTGCTTTAACGGTTATTAAGAACATGATTGAAGCAAAGAATGGTGAAGACTTTTTTCGTCGCTATTCATTTTCATTACTAGTATTTATCCCAACACTAATTACTTGGGGTGACTTAAAGTTTACATATCTATTAGCGAGTGCTCACTTACTCTCAACAATCTTATCTTTATATGATGATGGGGGAGAGACAACAAATCGGGAATATAAGAACCGATTTGATACGCTCTTTAGTAAAATAAAATTAACTTCTGCTCAGCTTGTACTCTTCACATTTGGTGGGGTTATTTTAGCTGGAACATTACTACTAATGCTTCCTCTATCTGCTGCGGATGGAGTCAGTATTAGTTTTGTAGACGCTCTTTTTACTGCAACCTCCGCAACATGTGTAACAGGTCTTTCCACACTTGGAACAAATACAAGTTTTAGTATTGTGGGACAACTTGTTATTTTAGGATTGATTCAAATTGGTGGGCTTTCCATCATGACTTTATACTCTTCGATGGCCATCGTTCTTGGACGATCGATGAAGATGAAAGATCGTATCATCATGCAAGACCTTCTCGATGTCTCTTCGCTTGAAGAACTCTTTGCCATGATTATCAATATTGTAAAGTACACTTTCATTATTGAACTTTGGGGAGCAATCATTCTAACGATTGGTTTTACTTTTGAAGGCTTTGAATTTGGTCAGGCAATGTACTACGGATTCTTCCATAGTGTTTCTGCTTTTTGTAACGCAGGCTTTGCTCTCTTTGATAACTCTCTAGAAAACTACGCAACTAATCCGTTAATTCACGGAACAATAGCTATCCTGATCTCTCTTGGTGGGATTGGCTTTATTGCTCTTAAGGAGTTAAAGGAAGTTGTCACGAGAGAAAAGACTATTGTCAGACTGGGAATGCACACAAAAGTCGTTCTCATTACTTCGCTTGCTCTAACTGTTGGTGGAGCAATCTTTATCTTCTTTGGAGAGTTCCTTGGTGCCCTTGATGGCTATAACCTTTGGGAGAAAATTCAAATATCTGTCTTCCAGTCGATTACTTTAAGAACGGCCGGGTTTAATACGATTCCACTAACAAATCTCCACTCATATACGATTTATATGATGGCCATGTTTATGTTCATTGGTGGCTCTCCCGGTTCAACCGCCGGTGGGGTAAAGACAACAACTCTTGCAATTTTAGTGCAATCTATAATTTCAACACTTAAAGGTGACAAGAACGTTATGATGTTTGATCGTAAGATCGCAGGCCCTGTTGTTGTTAAGGCAACTGCGCTAATGTTCATCTCTATTGTTGTTTCAACATCATTTATTTTTGTCATGATGAAGATAGAGCCAAACCAAAACTTTCTGCCTCTCTTCTTTGAAGTATTGAGTGCTGGGGGAACTGTAGGGCTTACACTTGGAGTTACTCCATTTTTAACTGTCGCGGGAAAAATTGCGATTTCGATGCTAATGCTTATTGGACGTATTGGCCCTCTCACTTTAATCTTAGCTATTGGTGAGAGACAGAAATACTCAGGTAAATTAGACTATCCTGACGGACGAATAATGATTGGTTAA
- a CDS encoding UDP-glucose/GDP-mannose dehydrogenase family protein, translated as MKITVIGTGYVGLVSGTCFAEIGHKVTCVDIDENKVAMMRRGESPIFEPGLNDLLERNIKAERLTFSTGLESVKDSKSIFLAVGTPSGDDGSANLSYLFQAAEDVAKNISDDAIIVIKSTVPIGTCERVKEIVAKNTDKKFHIVNNPEFLKEGSAIEDFMRPDRVVIGHNDQYAAEAMEELYEPLVKQGNPIYMMSNLSAEMTKYAANCFLATKISFINDIARLCDTLGADINEVRQGISSDRRIGSHFLYPGPGYGGSCFPKDVKALIYTAKENGHSLRVIESTEDVNDEQKLYMATKIKKHFGSDLSGKTFAFWGVAFKANTDDVRESPAIYMAKDLIDAGAKIRFFDPEGGPNFMRAIDEKYHASLEEVSNKYDCLSGCDAMVTVTEWREFSTPDFTEIATRLNEKVIFDARNLFKTEKVLAEGFTYYAIGKKI; from the coding sequence TTGAAAATTACAGTAATTGGAACGGGGTACGTTGGTTTAGTAAGTGGAACTTGTTTTGCAGAAATAGGTCACAAAGTAACTTGTGTTGATATTGACGAGAATAAAGTTGCCATGATGAGACGTGGTGAATCCCCAATTTTTGAACCAGGACTTAATGATCTATTAGAGAGAAATATAAAAGCAGAAAGGCTTACTTTCTCTACAGGTCTTGAATCAGTAAAAGACTCAAAATCTATTTTCTTAGCAGTTGGTACACCATCTGGAGATGATGGAAGTGCAAATCTTTCTTACTTATTTCAAGCTGCTGAAGATGTTGCAAAGAATATTTCTGATGATGCAATTATTGTTATTAAATCAACTGTACCAATCGGGACTTGTGAAAGAGTAAAAGAGATTGTTGCAAAGAATACTGATAAAAAGTTTCATATTGTAAATAACCCGGAATTTTTAAAAGAGGGTTCGGCAATTGAAGACTTTATGAGGCCAGATCGCGTTGTTATTGGTCATAATGATCAATACGCAGCAGAAGCTATGGAGGAACTTTACGAGCCATTAGTAAAACAAGGCAATCCAATTTATATGATGTCTAATCTTTCAGCAGAGATGACAAAGTATGCGGCCAACTGTTTCCTAGCAACTAAGATTTCTTTTATTAATGATATCGCAAGACTTTGTGATACTTTAGGTGCAGATATAAATGAAGTACGCCAAGGTATTTCAAGTGATCGAAGAATTGGTTCTCACTTCCTTTACCCAGGGCCTGGTTATGGTGGCTCTTGTTTTCCAAAAGATGTTAAGGCCCTTATTTATACTGCTAAAGAAAATGGTCATTCTCTAAGAGTTATCGAATCAACTGAAGATGTTAATGATGAGCAAAAGTTATATATGGCCACAAAGATTAAGAAGCACTTCGGTTCTGACCTAAGTGGAAAAACTTTTGCATTCTGGGGAGTAGCATTTAAAGCTAATACTGATGACGTTCGTGAGTCTCCAGCAATTTACATGGCAAAAGATCTAATCGATGCTGGTGCAAAGATTCGCTTCTTTGATCCTGAAGGCGGACCTAATTTCATGAGAGCGATTGATGAAAAATATCACGCTTCACTTGAAGAAGTTTCAAATAAGTACGACTGTTTAAGTGGATGTGATGCAATGGTTACAGTGACTGAATGGAGAGAGTTTTCAACTCCTGACTTTACTGAAATTGCTACACGCTTAAATGAAAAGGTAATCTTTGATGCGAGAAACCTATTTAAAACTGAAAAAGTTTTAGCTGAAGGTTTTACTTACTATGCGATTGGGAAGAAAATTTAA
- a CDS encoding RsmE family RNA methyltransferase, with protein MNSVIIRKNQIRESKVVLTQEQSRHLREVVKVKIGDELKGTILEQGLTTLKVSKIIDEAVEVEVGLIRPGLHYPIELIIAASRPPTMKKVFEHCSAMGADSFHIFKAILSDKSYLTSKVYERFQELSELGVSQSAVFYKAPKLKKTYQYEDMQTQGVQKFILSPYATTKLKDVKIDIERPLQLAIGPERGWTNQEIYEFKNLGFKEISIGPSIMRVENASIAILGHLNQLMDRN; from the coding sequence ATGAACTCTGTCATAATAAGAAAAAATCAAATTCGCGAATCAAAAGTTGTTCTCACTCAAGAGCAATCGAGACATTTACGTGAAGTTGTCAAAGTAAAGATTGGTGACGAACTCAAGGGAACAATTCTTGAGCAAGGGCTAACAACTCTTAAAGTTAGTAAAATAATCGACGAAGCAGTCGAGGTAGAAGTTGGCCTGATTCGTCCAGGACTCCACTACCCAATAGAGCTAATTATTGCGGCATCAAGGCCACCTACAATGAAAAAAGTTTTCGAACATTGTAGTGCAATGGGAGCAGATAGTTTTCATATCTTTAAGGCCATTCTAAGTGATAAGAGCTATCTCACTTCTAAAGTTTACGAACGTTTTCAAGAACTATCTGAACTTGGTGTAAGCCAGTCAGCTGTTTTCTACAAGGCACCTAAACTTAAGAAGACTTATCAATACGAAGATATGCAAACACAAGGTGTTCAAAAATTTATTCTCTCACCTTATGCCACAACTAAGTTAAAAGATGTTAAAATAGATATCGAAAGACCATTACAATTGGCTATTGGACCTGAACGTGGATGGACTAACCAAGAGATTTACGAATTTAAAAATCTTGGTTTTAAAGAAATAAGCATTGGCCCTTCAATCATGAGAGTGGAAAATGCATCAATCGCCATTCTTGGCCACTTAAACCAATTAATGGATAGGAATTAA
- a CDS encoding nitrilase-related carbon-nitrogen hydrolase: MSELVVANIQISSTLDYKSNLEKIKTYLSQAKREGAQVAFLPECFYSISNGREPSPHLVEWNNEHFDNIRQLAVDSGLFLIGGSVAFKTDTGILNKAINLDPQGRVIGSYDKCHLFSCDITTVDEQGETKRKKINEADIYTAGKDPLIIDVLGWKIGIAICFDLRYPSFLQYYYDNKVDLITFASAFTVPTGMAHWHTLLRARSIEGQCYVVASAQCGENNPGIHTYGHSLIINPWGEVLCDQKNDEGTTIVRLNKEQIRDTRSRVIL; the protein is encoded by the coding sequence ATGAGTGAATTGGTTGTCGCCAACATTCAAATTTCATCAACTCTTGATTACAAATCAAATCTAGAAAAAATTAAAACATACTTATCACAGGCAAAAAGAGAAGGGGCCCAAGTGGCCTTCCTACCTGAATGTTTTTATTCAATTTCTAATGGCAGAGAGCCTAGCCCGCACCTTGTGGAGTGGAATAATGAACACTTTGATAACATCAGGCAATTGGCCGTTGATTCTGGGCTCTTCCTTATTGGGGGCTCTGTTGCTTTTAAAACTGATACAGGTATTCTTAATAAGGCCATTAACTTGGATCCTCAAGGTCGTGTTATTGGTAGCTACGACAAGTGCCATCTATTTTCTTGTGACATCACAACTGTAGATGAACAAGGAGAAACAAAACGTAAAAAAATTAATGAAGCCGATATTTATACCGCTGGAAAAGATCCGCTAATTATTGATGTACTTGGGTGGAAGATCGGAATCGCAATTTGTTTTGATCTTCGCTATCCAAGTTTTCTTCAGTATTACTACGACAATAAAGTTGATCTTATTACTTTTGCTTCTGCATTCACTGTTCCAACAGGGATGGCCCATTGGCATACTTTATTACGAGCACGTTCGATTGAGGGACAATGCTATGTCGTCGCCAGTGCACAATGTGGCGAAAATAACCCCGGAATTCACACTTATGGACACTCTTTAATAATTAATCCGTGGGGAGAAGTCCTTTGTGATCAAAAAAATGATGAGGGGACAACTATTGTTAGACTCAATAAAGAGCAAATTAGAGACACACGTTCTCGTGTTATCCTATAA